GATGCGTTGATGAAGGGGGCCGCGGATGCATCGGCGGATTATACGGCTCCCTATGGTAAGAACGACTGTTATAAATACGTGGCTGTCAGAAATATCCTCTACCGGAAGGGCAAAGCCATCGAACTGATGATCAATTATGAACCTCGGCTCCACTATGTTGCCGAATGGTGGAAACAGTTGTTCGGGGAATCCGAAGGCAAGGATGGAAAAGCGCTCTATCCTGCATCGGCCGACTTCACTACTGACCTTCATTCCCTCGGGCAGTATATTCAGGATGGTCGAAGACATCTTTTTGAAACTCAGATCAGCATTCGGACTCCTGAAGCAGACATCGAAATAGAAGCGGACGAATCGAACCTGGATGGTTTGAACTTCCTGGCGGGAAAAACAATCGATGAAGTGAACAAAAAAGCGTCTGAAGGCACGGTAATTGCTCATGTTGATGGAGGAGTGCCCAATCTGGTCGTTCATTTGCCTGAGGCGACCCCGTATCACTTGGGATATCTTTTTTATTTTTTTGAAAAGGCTTGCGCCGTGAGCGGCTATTTATTGGGGGTGAACCCCTTCGATCAGCCTGGAGTGGAAGATTACAAGAAGAACATGTTCGCCCTGCTGGGAAAGCCTGGTTATGAGGAAGCAGGAAAACAGTTGGCAGAGAAATTGAAAAAGGTTAAATGAGCGCATTTTCCCGGTGAGTTTTTGGGCAGACCAGGTGTGCAAAAATTGTCGTTGTGTACGTTTTGGGTCATTCCCACGAAAGGGGGAGGCCGGTTCTTTGCCTATATTCCTTTCCCGACACTGGATGTCGGGTTTGGAAACCCGGCCTACGATTTTCATGGTCGGGGGGTGAACATTGCCGGATTTTCATAACATGCTGGGGGAGACTTCAGGACGGAGAGCAAACGGAAAGGAGGAACATATGAAAGGGATTACCTGAGCCGATGGGATGCGAAGAATGCGGCAAGTCGATATGTGGAAGAGAGTCAAAAAAGTGTCGAGAGCGCCAGAGCTTATACCGGGATTCTATCGTATAAGTTGACGAGGATTCAGGGTGATCGAAATTTTCGGCGGATGCCCTGAGGGATGTCACAGCCCGAGAAATGTACAAACCCCGCAAGTGATTGCTGGAACAAAAGCATTTCAGTGACTGGCTTTCTTCTAAAATGGATCTCTGTTCTATCTGTTTTAGAGGAGCATCGCATATGTGCGGAATTGTGGGTTATATTGGGGCAAGGCAGGCGGTTGAAGTCATTGTGGATGGTTTGACACGTTTGGAATATCGTGGTTATGATTCCGCCGGCGTTGCAGTGAACACTGGTGGAGAGATCATCATCCAAAAGAAAAAAGGGAGATTGCTCCTCCTTGAAGAGAACCTGAAAGAAAACCCCATAAAAGGAAACATGGGAATCGGCCATACCCGCTGGGCGACCCATGGTGAACCCTCCGACGAGAATTCCCATCCCCACAGCAATGAGAGTTGTTCCATTGCCGTCGTTCATAACGGCATCATAGAAAACTACCTGGAAATCAAGAGGGAACTTCAGGAGAAAGGTGTCGTTTTCAAATCGGAAACCGATACGGAAGTGATCTCCCATTTGATCGATTCCTACTATGACGGCGATCTTCTCGATGCACTCTATAAAACCCTGAAGAGAATCAGAGGAGCGTATGCCCTGGGGGTGATCCATAAAAACCAGCCTGATGTATTGATTGCCGCCCGCAAGGACAGCCCCCTTGTGATAGGGGTAGGAGAGGGTGAGAATTTTATCGCTTCAGACATTCCTGCACTGCTCAAGTACACCAAAAATGTCTATTTACTAGAGGATGGGGACGTTGCCGTTCTGACGAAGAACTCCGTCGAGATATTCGATTTAAAGAAAAACAAAATCAGCAAGAATCTGACGGAAATCACCTGGGATCTGGAGTCTGCCACCAAGGGCGGTTACCCTCACTTTATGCTCAAGGAAATACACGAACAACCCAAGGGCATTCAGGAGACCATCCTTCGAAGATTGGATGCAGACGGTCTGGTCAGATTTGATGATATAAGGCTTAGCAAGGAAGACCTGGCCGAGATTGACAAGATCTACATCGTGGCGTGCGGAACCGCTTATCATGCCGGCCTTGTGGGCAAGAAAGCCATAGAAAAAATGGCCCGAATCAAGGTGGATGTCGAGATCGCTTCCGAATTCAGGTACGACAACCCTTTCATCGATTCCAAAACCCTGGTCATAATAGTCAGTCAGTCCGGCGAGACGCTGGATACCCTCGCGGCTTTGCGTGAAGCAAAGAGAAAAGGTGCAAGGACGTTGGCCATTACCAATGTCATGGGTTCTTCCATTGCGCGGGAAGCCGAGCATGTCATTTATACCTGGGCGGGTCCTGAAATCGCTGTGGCTTCAACCAAAGCCTATACGACACAAATCGCCTGTCTTTTTATGCTCGCTCTGGACATGGGCTACAAGAGAGGGGTTCTTGATCTGGCCGCATATCGGGAGATCCTGGAAAAATTAAAAGGCATCCCCGAAAAAATCAAAGCGGTCCTGAAAAATGATCTCCAGGTTCAAAAAATCGCTGGGAAAATAAAAGATGCCGCCCACGGTTTCTATATTGGAAGGGGAATGGATTACAGCATCGCCGTAGAGGGTTCCCTGAAGATGAAAGAAATTTCCTACGTCCATACCGAGGCTTTTCCGTCGGGAGAACTGAAGCATGGAACCATCGCTTTGATCGAAGACGGAACCCCTGTGATCGCTCTTGCGACTCAGCAGAGCCTCTTTGAAAAATCCATTTCCAACATGAAGGAAGTCAAGGCGAGAGGAGCTTACGTCATCGGGGTTACCCTCGAAGGGAATGAACTGATCGAAGAAGTGGCCGATGATGTCTTGTACATTCCCAAAGTGGATGACATGTTTGCCGGACTGGTGGGAGTGGTTTATCTGCAATTGCTGGCCTACCATGTCTCCGTCATGAAGGGGCTGGACGTGGATAAACCCAGGAACCTGGCAAAATCTGTAACCGTGGAATAGATACGGTTGAGCTCGTAGAGTTGAGTCATTGCGGATTGGCATGATATGAAATTTTACCCCATCATTTTTTTTACAGCGTATAGCGAAATGAAATAAATGTTTGGCTTCATGCCCATCCAAATACAATGTTGAAGCTGTAAGTCGATGATTTAGTGCAATATTGTCGTATAAACCACGGAGACACGGAGGGCACGAAGAAAGACCTTCAAATGAAATCTCCGTGTCTCCGTGGTGCAGATGAAATCTGACAATGTCGAGGTGAGATAGTCATTGCCGTCTCGGGAAATGAAGGTTCAGTGGCCTGCATACGCAGCGAAATCTCACCTGATGTTCTGTATCATGTTCTATCCGTCCAAGGATGAAACGTTGCCTCGGTCTAAAATCTCCAGGGTTCCCGAGTTCCCGTCTATACGGACAAGCTGACCGTCTTCGATCTTCCCGGTGATGCCCTGGAGTCCGACGACGGCCGGAACCCCGTATTCACGGGCGACGATGGCGCAGTGGTTGAGAATTCCCCCCATTTCGACCGCTACTCCCGCCGTGGTTACAAAAAGTGGCGTCCACCCGGGGTCCGTGTTGTAGGCGATCAGAATCTCGCCCTTTTGGAGCTTGTCGAAGTCCGACTCACTGCGGATGACTCGAGCTTTTCCTTCCGCCATGCCCGGGGATGCCGCCGTTCCGGCAAAAACCTTGCCTGAAGCGCTGACCGGGCATAGATCTACCGTGTGCTCTCCGTCATGGAAGACATAAAAGGGAGGAGACTTTTCCCTGTCCTCTGTATACATCTCCTTTCTGGATTGAATGACCTGAAGCATTTCCCGGATGCTTTTTTTCCTGTCCAGTATGTCTCTCAGTTCGTCGAGCCTCAGGAAAAAAATCCCATCCCGGACAGCCTCGAGTCCCCTGAAGGCTTCGTTTTTGCTCATGGCCAAGAGCAATTTGCGAATACGGTAAAAGACCTTGTCCAGGGCAAACCGGAGGTCTTCACGCAGGGCAAGGAAGGACCTGGCGGATCGAAGCAGCACGTACAGGATGGGGGCCGTTATAAAAGCCGGAAGAGCGCTGCGGTTTGGCTCCGCTGCGGTTTTTCCCTCGATTTCCGCTGCATGGGAGCCGGTCTTCAAAAGAATCGTCAGCAAGTCCAGGACAAGGCCGGGCTTTTCGTCCCAGCGGGGATGAATGAAGTCCCTGTTGGCCGACCTGTACCTGTATGCAGCGATGAACTTTTCGATGCGTCTGGTGGCGGGGTGATCTCCATATCTTGTCTGAAGAATTTCCCAGAGATTTTCTTTTTCACTTGTGTCCAAAAAAACTTTTCTGAGTTCCTCATCGAAGCATCTGCTGATTTTCATGAGATCTTCTTGAATCGTGAGGGTGATATTGGATGGGATGTGGCTCATCCGTTTCAACACCCACGCATCGCTCCTGCCGGCATAACGGGTAGCGAAGTGATTGAGAATCCAGGTGAATATACTGGCGTTGCCGTAACCCCACTGGTTTCGTACCTGAAGGCCGGCAAGCAGATTCAGGAGTCTTTCCAATTCGTTCCTGAGGGAGGTACATGTCATCTCTGCGTATGAATCGACGTCCACCCTGTTCAACTCGTCTTCGATTTTGCGGATATGGCGTTTCAAAAGAGGTACGGTCAGGAACGGCAGGATGGCCGGGTCCGAAAAAAGCAGGGGAAGGCGGGGAAGGAGTCTGAGAACTTTTAGTGGCTGAAAAGGGGTCTGCAAAACTTTTTCCCGGATGGAAGGAGGAAAGACGTTTTGAATTTCACGAAACCGAAGAAAGCCCGGCAGGAATTCCAGGAGCTTGGCAATGGATAAGTTGTTGAGATAGCCGTAGCCGTTGATCACTCGAATGGCTTGAATGGAGGAAAGTTCATGGAGCTTCAGCTTCCGGAGAGGGGCCTTGAACGTGTAAAGGTCGGAGAGTTCATCGAAGACAATGGATGCGGTCATATCGGTCATGCGGTCGGACCATAGATCTTCCACGATGGATCTCGAATAGAAATTTTCGGCCATGGAATCGCAAGAGGGTTTTCTATCGAGGGTGCTGACCGGCCTGAGCTGCAAAATGTAAAGAGTGTCCCCTTCGATTGCCCATTCCAGGTCGAGGCCTTTGCCAAACGCGGTTTCCGCTTTTTGGCCGATGTCGATCAGTGCATCCAGGTGACTTTTGCTCAAGGATGCTGCTTGTCCAGCCGGATCGGCTTGAAAATCCACGATTTTCTTGGTACGGGGATCTATTTCCCATCGAGCTGGAGTCGCTTTGCCTGAAACCAGTTTTTCTCCGAAGCCAGCCACGGCTTCAATGACCATATTTTCCGAGGGGTTGAAAGGATGCCGGGTAAAGAGCACCCCTGAATATTCCGGGTTCAGCTGCAGTTGAACGATTATGGAGATCCGTGGTTCGGTATTGAGCATCTTGTGGGTCGCGCGATAACTTACCGCTCTCTCCGTCCACCAGGAAGCATAACACTCGAAGATGGCGGACCAGATGTGCTCCAGATTGACATTCAGGACGGTCGAATATTGCCCTGCAAAAGAGGTTGTCTCATCATCTTCTCCCAGTGCGGCAGAGCGAACGGCGAAAAGGACATCTGCGGAATCCCGGTCGGGGCCGGAGTATGAGCGGGAGATGGAACGGATGGCCTCTTCGACGGGGATTCTGATGGCATCCTCCGGTACCTTCCCTTTAAGGATCTCCCTCACGCAAGCTTCAAGATTTGCATCCCGTTTCGCTTCCCGCTCCAGTATTTTATCTATTTCTCCCTGCAATCCCATGGAGCGTATGAGGTATTGCATAAATTCCACAGAAAGGAGCAATCCGTCGGGAACGACAAACCCCAGTTGTTTCAGTTTTTGAAGGCGCAGGCCTTTTTCACCGAATCGAGAGTAAATTGGCAGAAGGGGTTCGCTGATTTTACCAATATATTTATCATTCATAGTCTGGTTATCCGATGTCCTTGAGCTGAATGCCTGTTTTACAGATGTATCCCTTCCTTGGCAGGCTCTTTCTGAGCGCACCCTTCAAGGCCTTATAACATGACACATGTGACGAGAGTTTAAAAGCCATAGCTTTACAACATGGAAAGCCAATGTTATCTACTGAGCACGTCAGGGTTCGCTCTCATGGGGGCCGCTGCCTGCGGTCCATGTCAATCAATCGCAACTTTACTTCCTGCTAAATGGGTTGAAATCATGCAAGATCAAGAGAGACATTCGATTCTCTGTCCCAATTGCCGCAAGCTCATCAGTGCAGATGAACCTCATTGTCCCTACTGTGGCATCGCCAATCCGGGATCGCGCTGGAAAAACAATGTGTGGACAAGAGGATTTCAGAATCCGGACCAACTTTTGAGGGCGCTCATCTATTTGAATGTGGGGATGTTCATTCTTGCTCTTCTCCTGAATCCCCGCGCCATGAATTTTTCCTTGAACCCTTTTTCCTTTCTGTCTCCCAATAACGAGAGCCTTCTGCTGCTGGGTGCGACGGGCACCTTTCCAATTGCTCGTTTTCACAGATGGTGGACACTGCTCTCGGCCAGTTACCTCCATGCGGGCATTCTGCACATCGCCTTCAATATGATCGCTCTCAAGCAAATCGGTCCGCTCATTATCGAAGAATATGGTCCCTACCGTATGTTCATCATCTACACAGTGGCCGGCGTAGTGGGATTTTTTGTCTCCTACCTTGCCGGCGTTGCCTTCACCCTGGGGGCTTCGGCAGCGGTATGCGGATTGATCGGCGCCGGCCTCTATTATGGAAAAAGCCGGGGAGGCGTCTATGGGGATACCGTTTATAAGCAGGTAGGAGGCTGGGTGATCGGACTCTTCGCTTTTGGTCTTCTGGTGCCCGGCATCAACAATTGGGGGCATGGGGGAGGGCTTGTTGCCGGAGCACTTCTGGGCCTGCTGATGGGATACAAAGACAGGGTGCGTGAGAATCTGTTCCACAAAATGATGGCTGGGGTGTGCGCCGTATCGACATTGGCGATACTTTGCTTCGCAATGGTGACGGGAATTCTTTACAGCTTGTGAGTCTCGGATTGCGCAGAAGGTTGAGGTACCCTGCGCAGAAAATTTGCCCGGGAGGGATGATGAATATATTTCAGAACATGGTGGAGCTATTGGGCCGAGGAGAACACTTTGTGCTGGCGACTGTTCTCACCCGAACAGGTTCAGCGCCCCGCTCGGCCGGTGCAAGGATGATTGTGCGTTCCAATGGAGCCATCATCGGGTCGGTAGGTGGAGGGATCGTTGAAGCCAAGGTTCAAGAATTGTCTGCAGATATTTTCAAACAACGAGGCTCCATGGTGAAGGAATTTGTACTCACTTCCGAAGATGCCGGGCGGTTGGGGATGGCTTGCGGCGGAGGTTTGGAAATTCTGATGACTTTTATGGATGCTTCGAATCGGGATCTCTTGAATTTTTATGAGGGACTTTTGAAATCTCTGGAAACGCAAGAAAAAGTGAGGCTCATCACACGGATCCCGACTGGCGATAACGATTCCCCAAAGCCGGCCCAATATCTCTTGAAAGAAAACGGCGATATGTTCCCGGAGTCATCGGAAGAGAAGCCGACATGGCTTCGTGAAATGATTGGTGAAGCGGATGCTGCAGGCCCGGTTCCCTTGAGCAAAGGAGCGGAACGCTTCCTGTTGGAACCCATCAGAAGTCCGGATACCGTGTACATTTTCGGAGCGGGTCATGTGGGACAGGCGCTGGCGGCACTCACGGGCAGGGTGGGTTTTCGGACGGTCGTTCTGGATGACCGGGAAGAGTTTGCCAACAGGCAAAGATTTGGCTCCGCAGATAACATCATTGTCCTGGATTCTTTCGAGAATGCTCTGGAAGGCCTGGAAATAGACGGCGCCAGTTATCTCGTGATCGTGACGCGAGGACACGCCTTCGACAAAACCGTGCTGGGCCGGGTTCTAAAGACGAAAGCTGTCTACATCGGCATGATCGGCAGCCAGAAAAAGCGGAAGGCCATTTACGAAGCGCTCATGAAGGAAGGCTTCACTTCACGGGATTTGGAACGCGTCCATTCCCCTATAGGCCTGGATATCGGGGCCGAAACTCCGGAAGAGATCGCGGTGAGTATCGTGGCGGAACTCATTCAGGTCAGAGCTTCGAACAGGAAATGAAATCATAAGCCACCGTGTAGTGGCCGATTACTCGCCTTTCATGGGTGAAGCCCTGTCGAGAATGGCTTCCTCCCTGTTCTTTATGGATTCGAACCAATGTCCGCCGGGAAAGATTACGAGAATGTCTATGGGTTCGGCGACATCCGGTGGATTCTTGATTCGCGTCACCAGATCGATTTCTCTTTCGTAGAGTTTGCGAATGAAGGCAACGGCATCGTCTATCGCGAAAGCATCGAAGTCGGGCGGATGGAGGCGAAAATGACGGGCTGTTTCCTTCTCACACATTGCAAGGAAATGATTATCGAGGGTTCCATCGGAGCGTGCATTTTTTCTCGTCAATTTCCAGTTCCCTTCACTGATGTATACCAATTCCATGACAACGGGTTCTCCTCCATCAAAACCGCTCAGGTGAAATCTGCTCTGAAGCCTGGGATAGTTTTTGCTGAGAAAGTGACTCAGATCCGTTGCGATATCCGTTTGGGACTTTTGAGTGAGGCTGGCCGAATTTACAAACTCGCGGAGTATGTCTGCTACCGACTTATCGTCCCACCCGGAAAAACCTCCTACTGAAATGCCTGTGCCGGAAGATTCGATGAGAAAAAGTTTTTGAGTTATCCCCATACCAATGATGTTTTGGGTTTCATAACTGTCTATTTCGATTTCAAGACTGTCTGCGGACATCAGGATCGCTCTTTTGAGATAAACAGTCACCAGTGCGGTCATCTTAAACCTTCTATTGCAAATAAGCAGAATGAAGTATTTCTAAATTTATGTCATTGTTTGCTATACTCAGTACGGACAAGATCCTGACTTCTTGATGACCCTGCAGAAGTCGGAGTTTCAACTGTTCACAGTATAAGCGCTTTAATTCGCCGCATTCAATGGGTAAACCGGTTAGAGATTGATAATATATTATAAATCAAATAGTTAAGTGCTTTTGTCGTTCGACTGGGCATGTATTGGCAAAAAAGTGTTTGATTGTCTTGTCTTATCGAAGTGTGGCCGGCTTTGTCATGACCTGTATCCAAAAGATAAGAGCTTTTCATGAAGGAAGGACGTTATGCTGAAAATCAAAATACCGGGTTATGGAATTCTGAATCTCTCTTCGTTGGTCCTCGACTATAACGGAACCCTGGCTTGCGATGGGCGGCTCATCGAAGGAGTTGACGAGAGAATCAGAATCCTTTCAGAGCAGCTTAGCATCCACGTCCTGACTGCAGATACTTTTGGAAGCGTTCGGGATCAATTGGCTGATCTTCCCTGTAAACTTTTTGTGATTCCAGAAGGAGAACAGGACAAAGCCAAAGCGGATTTTGTTGAATCCCTGGGATCTATGAATTGTGTATGTATTGGAAACGGTCGGAACGATCGATCGATGCTCAAGAACGCTGCCCTGGGAATTGCCGTTGTGCAAGCAGAGGGGGTTGCTGTCGATGCTCTGCTTGCCGCAGATGTGGCGACCTGTCGGATTGTCGATGCGCTGGATCTTCTTCTACATCCACTCAGGTTGACTGCGACTTTGAGATTCTGAGAGAACATGGTCATTCTCTTAAAAAGACATCTTCAAGGAAAAAAACATGCTGGAGAAAACGAATCTTTTGGATGAACTTTGCATCAATACCATACGCACGCTCTGCATGGATGCAGTGCAAAAGGCGAATTCGGGTCATCCGGGTACACCCATGGCCCTGGCACCCCTGGCTTATGTTTTGTGGACTCAATTTCTGCGTTTCAATCCGGAAAATCCCAAATGGTTCGATCGGGATCGCTTCGTTCTCTCCAATGGGCATGCCTCCATGCTTCAGTACGCCATGCTTTATCTTACCGGCTATGATCTCTCCCTGGATGACATAGAAAACTTCCGTCAATGGGGAAGCAAAACGCCTGGGCACCCCGAATACGGTATCACGCCGGGGCTGGAAACAACCACTGGGCCTCTTGGACAGGGTATAATGAACGCGGTTGGAATGGCGATGGCCGAAGCGCATCTCGCAGCGGTTTTCAATCATGAAGGACATTCCATTGTGGATCATCATACCTACGTTTTCTGCGGGGATGGAGACTTGATGGAAGGCGCGTCCCACGAGGCTGCATCACTAGCGGGGCATTTTGGACTGGGTAAACTGATTTGTGTCTATGATGACAATCATATCAGCATTGAAGGGCCGACGGATCTTACTTATTCCGACGATGTGGCCGGCCGCTTCGAGTCATATCACTGGCATGTGCAGGACTTGGGGGATCGTGCGAACGACCTTGTGGCTCTTTTTGAAGCTTTTCATAGGGCTAAGGAGGCGAAAGACCGTCCTTCTCTTATCATTCTTCGTTCTCACATCGGCTACGGATCGCCGAATCGACAGGACACCAGGGAAGCCCACGGTGAACCACTGGGCGAGGAAGAAGTGAAGCTCACCAAGAGGTTCTATGGGTGGCCGGAAGACAAAAAATTTTTCGTTCCCGAAGAAGTGCTTGCGCATATGCACAAGGCGGTAAGTCGAGGCAGGCGGCTTGAGGGAGAATGGAAGGAAAAATTCGCCGCTTACAGGAAGGTTTATCCTGCAGAAGCGGCGCAATTTGAGGCTGCGTTGGAATGTGATCTTCCTGAGGGCTGGGATGCGGATATTCCCGTTTTTCTACCGTCCGAAGGGGCCATTGCCACTCGTTCTGCTTCAGGCAGGGTGCTCAATAGTTTTGCTTCGAAAGTTCCCTGCCTTATGGGGGGCAGCGCGGATCTCTCTCCTTCGACCAAAACGCTCATCAGCGGGTCCCATTATTTTGGAAAAGAGCGTTACGCTCATCGCAATGTTCCCTGGGGGGTTCGCGAACACGCCATGTGTGCCTGCTCTTCGGGTATGGCCCTTCACGGGGGCATTCGGCCATATGCGGCGACCTTTTTCGTATTTACGGATTATGCGCGCCCGGCGATTCGGCTCGCTGCCATGATGGCATTGCCCGTTATTTATATAATGACTCATGATTCCATCGGGCTGGGGGAGGACGGCCCTACGCACCAGCCCGTTGAACAGCTTGCATCTCTGCGCGCTATGCCGAATCTATGTGTTCTTCGTCCTGCGGATGCCAATGAAACCGCACATGCCTGGCGCGTTGTCATGAGGCGAAAAACCGGTCCCAGCATACTCGTTCTCTCCCGGCAAGGTTTGCCCGTTCTGGATCCTTCCAAGTTCAGCATCGCTGAAGGAGTCTCAAAGGGAGCTTATGTTCTCTCCAGCGAAAAATCCGGCAGTCCTCATATGATTCTCATGGGTTCGGGATCTGAAGTGCACCTTCTGCTTCAGGTCCAGGAAAAACTTGCAGAAGATGGTGTCGACGCGCGAGTGGTGAGCATGCCCAGCTGGGAACTTTTTATTGAACAACCACAGAGCTACCGTGATCTGGTATTCCCGCCCCATGTCAAGGTGCGGTTGGCGGTTGAAGCCGGTTCTCCTCTCGGATGGCGCCAATGGGTCGGCGATGCGGGAGACGTTGTGGGAATCACTCGTTTTGGAGCGAGCGCTCCCGGAAAGGAAAACTTCAAGCGCTATGGTTTCACGGTGGAAAATGTGGTCGAACGTGCCAAAAGGCTTTTGAAGAGTGTCGATTCAGGCTTGACCTCATCGGCTACAAAAAAATTATAGTTAGCCCACACAACACCAGGCAGAAAATTCGCTTGTGCTTCCAAAGAATTTTAGGTTCTGTTGACATTTCACCTCAACCAGATGAGAGCTGCGACAAAGCCAAGAAAGCCCAAGAAGCTTCTGTCGAGCTTGTCGAATCTGGAGAAGATGCGTCTGAAGTGTTTGATTTTGCCCATAAAGCACTCGATCAGATGTCTCTCACGGTAACATATAAGAAAAAACTTTGACCCTACAGCTTCTAAAGAAGAAGCGGGCTTATTGTTGTATTTCACCCTGAGAGCGCAAATTCATAACCTTCATCTTCTGCATCAGAGTATTCCGGTGGATTTTTAGAAGACGAGCAGTATCTGTTTGATTCCATCGGCATTTCTCCAGGGCATTCAAAATATATTGACGTTCGAATGCCTGCCGGGCCTGAATGAGACCACTTTTATCGCTGGAAATACTTGTCTCATCCCCCACGAGAATATGATCCTCTCCCCCCAAGAGGTCGAAAGATAAATCTTTCTCATCTATCCACTCTCCCTCGGTCCCCATAACAACCATCCTTTCTATAATATTCTCCAGCTCGCGAACATTTCCGGGGAAGGGGTAGGATTCCAGAACATTCAGGACGCCACGGGTTATACCTTTTATTTTTTTGTTCGATAGTTGGCTGAATTTTTTTAGAAAATGCCTTGCTAAAAGAGAAACATCCCCTTTTCGGTCACGCAATGGGGGAAGGTTGATTGGAATCACATTGAGGCGAAAATAGAGGTCGCCGCGAAACTTTCCCTCCTTGACCATATCTTCGAGGCGAGTATTGGTTGCGGCGATCACTCTGACGTCAGCATTTATCGTTTTATGGCTACCCACCCGGCAAAACTCGCGCTCCTGTAAAACCCTCAGCAATTTTGCCTGG
This region of Desulforhabdus amnigena genomic DNA includes:
- a CDS encoding glucose-6-phosphate isomerase produces the protein MQKLSFDYHNALSFIHEHEIEFMEGQVMNAAQVLEQKSGQGNDFLGWLDLPTVYDREEFERIKAAAEKIRSQSDVLVVVGIGGSYLGAKAAIEFLCHSFFNHLPKSRRGAPEIYFLGINLSSTYYTHVLEMIGEKDFSVNVISKSGTTTEPAIAFRILKKKLEEKYGKKGARDRIFATTDKSRGALKQLAAEEGYETFVVPDDVGGRYSVLTAVGLLPIAAAGIDIDALMKGAADASADYTAPYGKNDCYKYVAVRNILYRKGKAIELMINYEPRLHYVAEWWKQLFGESEGKDGKALYPASADFTTDLHSLGQYIQDGRRHLFETQISIRTPEADIEIEADESNLDGLNFLAGKTIDEVNKKASEGTVIAHVDGGVPNLVVHLPEATPYHLGYLFYFFEKACAVSGYLLGVNPFDQPGVEDYKKNMFALLGKPGYEEAGKQLAEKLKKVK
- the glmS gene encoding glutamine--fructose-6-phosphate transaminase (isomerizing), whose translation is MCGIVGYIGARQAVEVIVDGLTRLEYRGYDSAGVAVNTGGEIIIQKKKGRLLLLEENLKENPIKGNMGIGHTRWATHGEPSDENSHPHSNESCSIAVVHNGIIENYLEIKRELQEKGVVFKSETDTEVISHLIDSYYDGDLLDALYKTLKRIRGAYALGVIHKNQPDVLIAARKDSPLVIGVGEGENFIASDIPALLKYTKNVYLLEDGDVAVLTKNSVEIFDLKKNKISKNLTEITWDLESATKGGYPHFMLKEIHEQPKGIQETILRRLDADGLVRFDDIRLSKEDLAEIDKIYIVACGTAYHAGLVGKKAIEKMARIKVDVEIASEFRYDNPFIDSKTLVIIVSQSGETLDTLAALREAKRKGARTLAITNVMGSSIAREAEHVIYTWAGPEIAVASTKAYTTQIACLFMLALDMGYKRGVLDLAAYREILEKLKGIPEKIKAVLKNDLQVQKIAGKIKDAAHGFYIGRGMDYSIAVEGSLKMKEISYVHTEAFPSGELKHGTIALIEDGTPVIALATQQSLFEKSISNMKEVKARGAYVIGVTLEGNELIEEVADDVLYIPKVDDMFAGLVGVVYLQLLAYHVSVMKGLDVDKPRNLAKSVTVE
- a CDS encoding PEP/pyruvate-binding domain-containing protein, which encodes MNDKYIGKISEPLLPIYSRFGEKGLRLQKLKQLGFVVPDGLLLSVEFMQYLIRSMGLQGEIDKILEREAKRDANLEACVREILKGKVPEDAIRIPVEEAIRSISRSYSGPDRDSADVLFAVRSAALGEDDETTSFAGQYSTVLNVNLEHIWSAIFECYASWWTERAVSYRATHKMLNTEPRISIIVQLQLNPEYSGVLFTRHPFNPSENMVIEAVAGFGEKLVSGKATPARWEIDPRTKKIVDFQADPAGQAASLSKSHLDALIDIGQKAETAFGKGLDLEWAIEGDTLYILQLRPVSTLDRKPSCDSMAENFYSRSIVEDLWSDRMTDMTASIVFDELSDLYTFKAPLRKLKLHELSSIQAIRVINGYGYLNNLSIAKLLEFLPGFLRFREIQNVFPPSIREKVLQTPFQPLKVLRLLPRLPLLFSDPAILPFLTVPLLKRHIRKIEDELNRVDVDSYAEMTCTSLRNELERLLNLLAGLQVRNQWGYGNASIFTWILNHFATRYAGRSDAWVLKRMSHIPSNITLTIQEDLMKISRCFDEELRKVFLDTSEKENLWEILQTRYGDHPATRRIEKFIAAYRYRSANRDFIHPRWDEKPGLVLDLLTILLKTGSHAAEIEGKTAAEPNRSALPAFITAPILYVLLRSARSFLALREDLRFALDKVFYRIRKLLLAMSKNEAFRGLEAVRDGIFFLRLDELRDILDRKKSIREMLQVIQSRKEMYTEDREKSPPFYVFHDGEHTVDLCPVSASGKVFAGTAASPGMAEGKARVIRSESDFDKLQKGEILIAYNTDPGWTPLFVTTAGVAVEMGGILNHCAIVAREYGVPAVVGLQGITGKIEDGQLVRIDGNSGTLEILDRGNVSSLDG
- a CDS encoding rhomboid family intramembrane serine protease; the protein is MQDQERHSILCPNCRKLISADEPHCPYCGIANPGSRWKNNVWTRGFQNPDQLLRALIYLNVGMFILALLLNPRAMNFSLNPFSFLSPNNESLLLLGATGTFPIARFHRWWTLLSASYLHAGILHIAFNMIALKQIGPLIIEEYGPYRMFIIYTVAGVVGFFVSYLAGVAFTLGASAAVCGLIGAGLYYGKSRGGVYGDTVYKQVGGWVIGLFAFGLLVPGINNWGHGGGLVAGALLGLLMGYKDRVRENLFHKMMAGVCAVSTLAILCFAMVTGILYSL
- a CDS encoding XdhC family aldehyde oxidoreductase maturation factor encodes the protein MMNIFQNMVELLGRGEHFVLATVLTRTGSAPRSAGARMIVRSNGAIIGSVGGGIVEAKVQELSADIFKQRGSMVKEFVLTSEDAGRLGMACGGGLEILMTFMDASNRDLLNFYEGLLKSLETQEKVRLITRIPTGDNDSPKPAQYLLKENGDMFPESSEEKPTWLREMIGEADAAGPVPLSKGAERFLLEPIRSPDTVYIFGAGHVGQALAALTGRVGFRTVVLDDREEFANRQRFGSADNIIVLDSFENALEGLEIDGASYLVIVTRGHAFDKTVLGRVLKTKAVYIGMIGSQKKRKAIYEALMKEGFTSRDLERVHSPIGLDIGAETPEEIAVSIVAELIQVRASNRK
- a CDS encoding HAD family hydrolase translates to MLKIKIPGYGILNLSSLVLDYNGTLACDGRLIEGVDERIRILSEQLSIHVLTADTFGSVRDQLADLPCKLFVIPEGEQDKAKADFVESLGSMNCVCIGNGRNDRSMLKNAALGIAVVQAEGVAVDALLAADVATCRIVDALDLLLHPLRLTATLRF